Proteins encoded together in one Astatotilapia calliptera chromosome 7, fAstCal1.2, whole genome shotgun sequence window:
- the LOC113025102 gene encoding troponin I, fast skeletal muscle-like, whose translation MSEGKKMTSSRRHHLKSLMLQIAANLLEQEAAEIIVTKEAYLAENCAALDLSRDQAALMDFCKKLHQAIDKIDEERYDTQVKVEKADKEITELKMKVIELAGVKKPALKKVRMSADAMLKALLGSKHTVNMDLRANLKQVKKEVKEESAEVVGDWRKNIEDKADRKKMFETS comes from the exons ATGTCTGA GGGAAAGAAGATGACGTCAAGCCGCAGGCATCATCTCAAG AGTTTAATGCTGCAAATCGCTGCCAACTTGCTCGAGCAGGAAGCTGCTGAAATCATCGTCACCAAAGAAGCTTACCTTGCAGAGAACTGTGCCGCCCTCGACCTGAGCAGAGACCAGGCAGCTCTGATG GACTTCTGCAAAAAGCTGCATCAGGCCATTGATAAGATTGATGAGGAGAGATACGACACCCAGGTCAAAGTGGAAAAGGCCGACAAAGAG ATCACTGAACTGAAGATGAAGGTCATCGAGCTGGCCGGAGTGAAGAAACCAGCCTTGAAGAAAGTGCGTATGAGTGCCGACGCCATGCTTAAAGCTCTTCTGGGCTCCAAACACACGGTAAACATGGACCTCAGGGCCAACCTGAAGCAGGTCAAGAaggaggtgaaggaggag TCTGCTGAGGTGGTGGGCGACTGGCGCAAGAACATTGAGGACAAGGCTGACAGGAAGAAGATGTTTGAGACCTCTTAA
- the LOC113025104 gene encoding troponin I, fast skeletal muscle-like, whose amino-acid sequence MTEGKKMTSSRRHHLKSLMLHIAANWLEQEKTDIAAAKEAYLAENCPPSDLSGDLAALTDACKKLHAAIDKIDESRYDTEIKVQKADKEIEDLKLKVIELAGVKKPALKKVRMSADAMLQALLGSKHKVTMDLRANLKQVKKEVKEEPADVGDWRKNIEDKADRKKMFESS is encoded by the exons ATGACTGA GGGAAAGAAAATGACGTCCAGCCGCAGGCATCATCTGAAG AGTTTGATGCTGCACATCGCCGCCAACTGGCTCGAGCAGGAGAAGACAGACATCGCAGCAGCGAAGGAGGCCTACTTGGCTGAGAACTGCCCACCTTCTGACCTCAGCGGAGACCTGGCTGCCCTTACG GACGCCTGCAAGAAGCTCCACGCCGCCATTGACAAGATCGATGAGTCGAGATACGACACCGAGATCAAAGTGCAGAAAGCCGACAAAGAG ATTGAGGATCTGAAGCTGAAGGTGATTGAGCTGGCCGGTGTGAAGAAGCCTGCCCTGAAGAAAGTGCGCATGTCTGCAGACGCCATGCTGCAGGCTCTGCTGGGCTCCAAACACAAGGTGACCATGGACCTGAGGGCCAACCTGAAGCAGGTCAAGAAGGAGGTGAAAGAGGAG CCTGCAGACGTTGGCGACTGGCGTAAAAACATCGAGGACAAGGCCGACAGGAAGAAGATGTTCGAGAGCTCCTAA